Within the Amaranthus tricolor cultivar Red isolate AtriRed21 chromosome 15, ASM2621246v1, whole genome shotgun sequence genome, the region tattttttcatGCCTTaatttataagcatttttgcatttatttattgttgCTATTTTCCTTGATTGTCTGATATGCCAGGGGATGTCTTTGAGCAAGCTGTTTTTCTAAGTGTCAAAATGGAGGATCAGGAAGCATTTGAAAGAGACTTTTACCAACTAAAACCTTATTACACTGATGCTAGGTAAATCCTCGTGCCTTCAAGACAAATCTTCCTTATATGTTAGTGTGGTGTACATTTCAGCGAGGAAGTAAAACCACAAGTGTTTTGTGTGTATTGAGGATTATTGCTTTAGTTTGGAAGGCACGTTTAGCCTTCCTGTTTTAACTCCCTAATCTTCCATAAGCAAACATCCACTTTTACACAGTTTTATGTCTACGCATATAAATGtgtatattatttaaaattctggATTTACGCCAAATTAATTTGAGGCTCTTAAGACATGGGCTAGCTTATCCACTATATACGTTGCATCCACGACATTTGGTTAGGTCAACAACTCGTGAAAGTCTGCAAATCTCACTTGGACTTGTTATCCATACAATAGAATGTATAGAAGTCacagtgtaaaaacaaggccacatCTCATTGAATCAGCCACGttgtaaaagtttttaaaacaaacaaactaATATTTCGTGTTGTTACGTTGTAACTGCATCATGACATGTTATCCATACAATAGCATTTGGTTCTGACATGTTATTGCTGAAACAGGGATCGTATTCCACAATCTCCTCATGAATACCCAATCTTAGGCTTGAACCTGTTGAGGCTGCTTGTCCAAAATAGAATAGCAGAGTTTCACACCGAGTTGGAGTTGCTTTCATCAACTGCCCTGGAGAATGCTTGCATTAAGCATGCCGTAGAGCTGGAACAGTCTTTTATGGAAGGAGCATACAACCGTGTTTTGAGTGCTAAACTGTCTGTACCTCATGAAACCTACGTGCACTTTATGGATTTGTTGGCTAAAACTGTGAGGTAAATCCTTTGGGTAGAATTTGTGTGTGATACTGTAATTTGCTCGTTTGACTTATTTATATACTCTTACTAACTCCTGTTACTATTTAATGCCATTGCTTTTGTTATTGCTGTTTAAATGCTCTCTGTATATTGCAGAGACGAAATTGCGGGGTGTAGTGAGAAGGCATATGATTCTCTTTCACTAAATGATGCACGTCAATTGTTGCTTTTCCCATCGGACAATGATTTGCTGGAGTACATCAAGGAGGTAAGCATACCCATGAAAATGACTCAAatccattaaatttaatttcaatcagcaaaatttattttcacaATGACCTTGGGTGTAATTCTGACTAATACAATTAATCTAAGAACCTTGTCCGTGTTATGACATCTTTCTTTTGAAGTATTCCTATTTTGCTCCTGCATAATTTGTTAGCTTCTGAACATCAACTCAATTCGTGTGATTTTTAGGAGCATCCTGATTGGGAGATCAAAGATGGATGTGTGATTTTTCAGAAGTCTAAAGATTCTGCACCATGCAAGGAGATTCCATCTTTGTTGCTCATCAACCAAACTCTCAGTTATGCTAGAGAACTCGAAAGGATTGTGTAGTGAAGTAGCTCGAAACAAAGATGATTCTTCGTTCATGCAAGTTAAATGCATCATCCAATTGTAATTGGGACAAATTGAGCTTCAAAAGGTGCATATGCACAGAACACTTTCGTGATAGTTTTGTATTTGGATTTTAGCATTACATTTCAAGATCATTTCTCCCAGTCACTGACCTTCCAGTTAATTTAGCTTTGAATCATTTGATTGTCCGTGTTATCAATGTCTTTGCCGTCTCAAAAGTGTTATAGGTCTCTTTTAAGTTCACTTGATTTGTTGCTCTATAATTTATCAACTGGATGGATAAAAGGATCAACTAGTGTTTCAGTGTTTGCATTTTTTGTGCTGTAGTGCTGCCATGTCTTTTTGTGCCAACTACTATTGTAATGCTCCTAGATTAGTACAGCTCTCTCTTGGAATGAATAAAAATGCAAAGGGAACCTATGTATGTATCTGATGGGTTGAACCCATTTTCTACATATTTTTAAGACTTTACATCTGACATTCAACGGTAAGGATGACAAAAGCCAATAGCTATGCTACTCAAAACTGCTGTTGACGGCAAGGCATGGAAAAGCGATAAAAATGTCAGCGAACGGACATTAGATTCCCAAGTCAAAACTGGGGCAGATGAAAGATATATCGGACTTCTGACTCTTCACGGACATCTTGGACTTTTTGATGCCTACATCATCGCCAAACCATTCCTGAAGCACTGGGATCAATTTTGGATTACCCATTTTTAAAGTGGAAGCTGTTTTCCCAACATTTTCCGCATTTGTCTCTGGCAGTTTCGTAGAGAACTGCATAGAATTAAATTTAAGTTCACAATCTAATCAAATTATACATTTAAACTagaaatttctaacatattcCAAATACGAAGACAATGGTACCCTCAAACCTGATGGTGAGTTATGTCTTCCCTTCTTACAGATGAATGACTGTCTTTAAAGTCTGCTCCTGTAGATGTTTAGTCAGGTTAATTGTCCATATCTTGAAAATTGATGTATTTTAAAGTAATACGCAAGCACTTACCTTTGGAAGAGTCAAGGATAACTGATTTCTCAAGCCCTACACTATATCCAAATGTATTTTGGCTCTTGCTAGGAGATTCAAGTGCATTGGGTTTGATAGTCTCAGCTGTTTGTGTAAAGACGGGTATTTCTGCAGTATCAATGTTCTTTGCATAAAGATAGGGTGCTGATGAATCAATATCAATGGGTCCAGACTGAATAACATTGTCTTCATAGCAGGTGCTAGCTTGTACTGTATCAGCAGTCATTGTAGACGTAATGGTATGCTTCCCTGCTGCCCTGATCTCTTGACAGCAATCAATTTGAAGTGAACCGTCTATGTTGTGTTTCGAAAGGCACTGTTCAACTGGAGAATCTTTGACAACGTTATTGGTGTCTCTAGCTGCAGATTTTTTCAAGATTGATAATATTTGATTGGCTGCAGAAAAAATGAGCATGATACTGTTCAGCGATATATTCCCCATTTTAGACAACATTCCATTATTCAATGCCATTAAGGGCCAGTGTGGCACCAACCAAGGCTTCCAAATAGGCATGGTTCAGTAAAATGGATATGCAATACTTATTAAAGATATCTTGCTTTGAATCGATTTTAGCATCACATCACATTATTCCAAAAACTTCAAAACCAGGAAGAATTTAAGCCAGACCGAAAGTTTCCAGAAAGGCAAAGCTTACAAACCATTACGTAAAGGCATGTCTTTTGTAATGTTCTCCTTTTGTTTGATCTTATCTAATCCAGAGCTTCTCACACTATTGTAAACACGTTTGCTGGAAATCACATTACCCCGAGATTGTCCTGCATAGAGTGATGACAAAATTGAGCTCATAAACAAGTATATTTGTATAGCAAGTTAACAAGGACTTGCATCCAGGAAAAAGTTGATTGTtaaataacaattcttttcaaAATCAACATACCTATCACAATGGAATTCCCAGAACCTAGGTCATCCTTTTGTGTAGATcctttgctttgttttgcatgggAAACTGAATTATCTGTTATCAGAAGAGAACCTCATTCAGCCAATTTTTATGGCATACTCAAAAGGAATTTAATACCACTACAGCCTGAAGCTTTAGTCTCAGCTATATTCTCCTTTAGGTTAATGATCCCAAATAATTGGGTGTTTAATGAATCTTTTGGCAAGTGTGAAGTGCAGATACCACTAAACAGCTTTTTCCATTGACGACCAGCAAGTGTGTCTGATTTCTCTGTAGCATTGTGATTTCTTCTTTGTATCTTCACATCTGCATCATCTTCATTGGCTCCTGTAGGATCTCCAATATCAACCAAATAAGCATCAAATGTCAATGATTCACCCGAACTGACAACTTCATCCTTCTTCAGAAATCTCTTATCTATTTGATTTTTTCCAGAGTCAAACAAAATAACCTGAAGGAGATAAAAATGAGTCCATGTACTCTATGTAACAACAGATTAGGCCTAAATAGTTTAAAGTTTAGTATATCAGAATTCCATGTATCCCATGTAAAACTAACTCTACTCTGTCAGTAAGGTCATACAGAATATAAATTCTTCACATCAGGAGGAGGATAAATAACATTTCCAATAAATTCGTCCTCGGCAGAAGGATTAAGTTTCTTAGACagaataaaaatagaaaatgtctCTAATCTCTATACAATTATACATTGTAGTGCATTGAGAAATACTGTCTttgttttaaacttttaatctgATTTTACGCTGAGGCACTTCACTTTTCCACGTAAAATTACATCAGATGGCTACATGGTATTAGATAGGTAGTCAGTGAAAAGGGTGCATGCAATTTGAACTACACGACCTAGTCACAAATTGGTGGTGTTGAGACTTTCACAACTTAGTTCAATAAGCCAATACTTGCATAACAACCAGCATTCTCTGAAAATAAGGGAAAGTTTTGCCTAATGGAGAGTGGAAGTGAGTTCTTCAAACCAGAATTCTTTACCACGTCATAATCATCAACAAATATTCTACAGATACATTTCCATTAGATCAATTTCATCTCAAGTACTTTAAATCACTTGTGAGTATGTGTTTATAAACCATTAGAACCAACCTGCCTTCCCTCGGAGCCACAAATGATCATTCTTATGAACCCATCATGATACTTCTTGGCCTTTTGTGTGATGTGTGTTGTATACAGTGCCTCCCATTCTACAATACGA harbors:
- the LOC130801400 gene encoding 26S proteasome non-ATPase regulatory subunit 8 homolog A, with protein sequence MDPKRRELNQTFERFKAAVVRNDFDTSTRLLSQLKVSLIEFRSLPPLLEATPDAVNELTLARDVFEQAVFLSVKMEDQEAFERDFYQLKPYYTDARDRIPQSPHEYPILGLNLLRLLVQNRIAEFHTELELLSSTALENACIKHAVELEQSFMEGAYNRVLSAKLSVPHETYVHFMDLLAKTVRDEIAGCSEKAYDSLSLNDARQLLLFPSDNDLLEYIKEEHPDWEIKDGCVIFQKSKDSAPCKEIPSLLLINQTLSYARELERIV
- the LOC130801399 gene encoding uncharacterized protein LOC130801399 isoform X1, encoding MGDVKKWLVTYTKHLKQKRKVYQDGILHLLNNKVALYDECEQLLDSKFLTRDEVVRSGESLTFASFLVDIGDPDSNCTAFSNLNPISEHDNKSDKKMPVREDEKLRHTFTNRKLNTAGRKPSFNCLSPSQKIIKEFKKNQEIKYGAHHSPTSPATSSFKEWEALYTTHITQKAKKYHDGFIRMIICGSEGRQVILFDSGKNQIDKRFLKKDEVVSSGESLTFDAYLVDIGDPTGANEDDADVKIQRRNHNATEKSDTLAGRQWKKLFSDNSVSHAKQSKGSTQKDDLGSGNSIVIGQSRGNVISSKRVYNSVRSSGLDKIKQKENITKDMPLRNANQILSILKKSAARDTNNVVKDSPVEQCLSKHNIDGSLQIDCCQEIRAAGKHTITSTMTADTVQASTCYEDNVIQSGPIDIDSSAPYLYAKNIDTAEIPVFTQTAETIKPNALESPSKSQNTFGYSVGLEKSVILDSSKGADFKDSHSSVRREDITHHQFSTKLPETNAENVGKTASTLKMGNPKLIPVLQEWFGDDVGIKKSKMSVKSQKSDISFICPSFDLGI
- the LOC130801399 gene encoding uncharacterized protein LOC130801399 isoform X2: MGDVKKWLVTYTKHLKQKRKVYQDGILHLLNNKVALYDECEQLLDSKFLTRDEVVRSGESLTFASFLVDIGDPDSNCTAFSNLNPISEHDNKSDKKMPVREDEKLRHTFTNRKLNTAGRKPSFNCLSPSQKIIKEFKKNQEIKYGAHHSPTSPATSSFKEWEALYTTHITQKAKKYHDGFIRMIICGSEGRQVILFDSGKNQIDKRFLKKDEVVSSGESLTFDAYLVDIGDPTGANEDDADVKIQRRNHNATEKSDTLAGRQWKKLFSDNSVSHAKQSKGSTQKDDLGSGNSIVIGQSRGNVISSKRVYNSVRSSGLDKIKQKENITKDMPLRNANQILSILKKSAARDTNNVVKDSPVEQCLSKHNIDGSLQIDCCQEIRAAGKHTITSTMTADTVQASTCYEDNVIQSGPIDIDSSAPYLYAKNIDTAEIPVFTQTAETIKPNALESPSKSQNTFGYSVGLEKSVILDSSKDFKDSHSSVRREDITHHQFSTKLPETNAENVGKTASTLKMGNPKLIPVLQEWFGDDVGIKKSKMSVKSQKSDISFICPSFDLGI
- the LOC130801399 gene encoding uncharacterized protein LOC130801399 isoform X3, which codes for MPVREDEKLRHTFTNRKLNTAGRKPSFNCLSPSQKIIKEFKKNQEIKYGAHHSPTSPATSSFKEWEALYTTHITQKAKKYHDGFIRMIICGSEGRQVILFDSGKNQIDKRFLKKDEVVSSGESLTFDAYLVDIGDPTGANEDDADVKIQRRNHNATEKSDTLAGRQWKKLFSDNSVSHAKQSKGSTQKDDLGSGNSIVIGQSRGNVISSKRVYNSVRSSGLDKIKQKENITKDMPLRNANQILSILKKSAARDTNNVVKDSPVEQCLSKHNIDGSLQIDCCQEIRAAGKHTITSTMTADTVQASTCYEDNVIQSGPIDIDSSAPYLYAKNIDTAEIPVFTQTAETIKPNALESPSKSQNTFGYSVGLEKSVILDSSKGADFKDSHSSVRREDITHHQFSTKLPETNAENVGKTASTLKMGNPKLIPVLQEWFGDDVGIKKSKMSVKSQKSDISFICPSFDLGI